The Sneathiella sp. P13V-1 nucleotide sequence AGACACTCCTCAAACAGCTCGTCGAAATTCAGTATCGCCGAAATGACGCCAGCTTCACCCGCGGCACCTTCCGGGTGCGCGGCGACACTGTTGAAATTTTCCCGGCTCACTATGAAGACCGAGCGTGGCGCTTGTCTCTTTTCGGCGACGAGTTGGAAGACATAACCGAATTTGATCCCCTAACCGGAGAGAAGAGCGGAAAACTCAATGAGATTCGTGTCTACGCCAACAGTCACTATGTCACACCGAAGCCCACCCTTCGCCAAGCACAGATTAAAATCAAGGAAGAGCTGAAAGATCGACTGGCTGAGTTTGAAACCCAGAATAAACTTCTTGAAGCACAGAGGCTGGAGCAGCGCACCACATTTGATCTGGAAATGATGGAAGCGACAGGAAGTTGCGCGGGTATTGAAAATTACTCCCGTTATTTGTCCGGTCGTAATCCTGGCGATCCACCGCCAACTTTGTTTGAATATCTGCCCGACAATGCGGTCATCATGGTGGATGAAAGTCACGTAACGGTCAGTCAACTTGGCGCCATGTATAAAGGGGACGCAAGCCGGAAATCAACGCTGTCAGATTTCGGCTTCCGTCTGCCGTCATGTCGTGACAACCGCCCCCTCAAATTTGAAGAGTGGGACGCCATGCGCCCGCAAAGCATCTTTGTATCCGCAACCCCTGGGCAGTGGGAATTGGAACATACCGGTGGCGTTTTCGCAGAACAGGTTATTCGCCCAACTGGTCTTGTGGACCCTCCTTGCCTTATTCGTCCGGTTGAAAGTCAGGTTGATGACCTGATGGCAGAGTGCCGCGAATGTGCCGAAAAAGGGCAGCGGGTTCTGGTCACCACGCTTACCAAGAAAATGGCGGAAGACCTTACAGAATACTTCCATGAAAATGGGATCAAGGTTCGATATCTGCATTCTGACATTGATACGTTGGAGCGGATCGAAATCATTCGCGACCTGCGTCTTGGCACCTTTGATGTGCTTGTTGGCATTAACTTACTTCGGGAAGGTTTGGATATTCCGGAATGTGCCCTTGTTGCCATTCTGGATGCGGATAAAGAAGGATTTTTGAGATCTGAAACATCCCTAATCCAGACCATTGGCCGCGCCGCCCGAAACGCGGAAGGCCGGGTTATTCTCTATGCGGATAAAATCACCGGCAGCATGGACCGCGCCCTTAAAGAAACGCAGCGCCGCCGCGACAAACAGGAAGCCTATAATAAAGAGCATGGGATCACCCCGGCATCTGTTCGCAAAAACATCGACGACATCATGGAAAGCGTTTACGAGCAGGATCATGTTACTGTCGACACGGGCGTTGAAGGCGCGAAAACTATGGTTGGCAACAACCTCGCCTCTCATATCGAAGCGCTTGAAAAACAGATGAAGGAAGCTGCTGCAGATCTTGAATTTGAAGAAGCCGCCCGCCTTCGCGATGAAATTCAAAAACTACAAAACAAAGAGCTTGGCATTGGAAACGCCGGCAAAGGTCAACCCCTTGGTCGTTCGAAAGCCGGTCGCGCCGGAAGCGGTAAAGCCCTCAGCAGCCGAGGCACCCGATAAAAAACACATTTTGTTTTCATAAATGTTTTCGCGCTATTGTGGTGCGAAACATTTGAACGGGGACATCATGCGACAAAAATTTGGACTTTGGCTTCCGGTATTTCTGATCACGATTTTCTTTATGCTGTCGGCGCAAGTCGCCCTCGCGAAGGAACCTGATGCTTGCCCGGATTTGGCCTATGGCAAGGGCCGCCTTTTTGAGGTTCGCAAAGACAACCTCCCCGCCTCTTATATATTTGGCACCATGCATACCAATGACCCGAGAGTTCTGCAGATGCCCGGTATTATTATGCAGGCTTTTCAGGTAAGCCGCGTCATTTCAGTAGAGGTTTCCATCCGCGACAAAAAAATGCGCGAAGCAATGTCTTTAATGTTTTTACCTCATGGCGACCAATTACAAAACATTATCGGAAAGCCAAAATTTGATCGCTTGGCTGTCATGGCCAGAGATTACGATATCCCGAAACAGAATTTGGACCGCATGAAGCCCTGGGCAGCGGCAACCATTTTTTCTCAGCCCCCTGAACGAGTTAGAGCCAATATCGTTCTTGATCAGGAAATAGAAAAAATGGGCTTCAACAGAGGCAAGAAAATTGTCCCGCTGGAGACGATGTTGGAGCAAATGGGCCTTTTCAATAGCCTAAGCCCTGAACAGCAAATTGAGTTTCTGGATAGCGCCATCAATAACTATTCCGGCCTGCAAGGGGAAATCAGTCGCATTACCGATATGTATCTGAAAGGTGATACCGGGCCTCTTCTTTGTCACATTCGCACGACCATGACTGAATATAGTGCTGACCTCAGATCTTTCACCCTCGACCTTCTGATAACGGCGCGTAATCATGTGATGAAAGACCGTATGCAACCCCTGTTTAAAGAGGGGGCTTTTATCGCAATTGGCGCAGCACACCTGCCGGGGCAAGAGGGCGTATTGAACCTGCTTCACCAAGAAGGCTATCGTGTTAAGAGGCTTTTTTGACCCATATGCCTCAAAAAACGGGCAAAATATGTGAAAAAAAATGGATTAGCCCTTTTACAACATTTACCCCATGTCTATATACACACAGATCTGTATTCGAGCTTGAGGACACAATTGTCAGTATGATGAACGGACAAGGTATATATACGGCATGATGTATCTACAAGTTGCCGCCGGCTTGGTCATCTTGCTGGTCTGTGGCGAATTACTGGTCAGGGGATCCGTGGCCCTTGCTGAACGATTTAATATTTCCAAACTTGTCATTGGCTTTACTATTGTTGCCTTTGGCACATCTGCACCCGAACTTGTCGTGTGTATTCAGGCTGCGCTTGATGGCGCCTCTGGAATTTCAATTGGTAACGTGGTTGGCAGCAACATCGCCAATATCCTTCTGGTTCTCGGCGCTCCTGCCCTCATTTATCCCCTTACATATGACGAGCGTTCCGCGTTTCGTGACAGCCTGATTGTTGCGGGAGGTGCAGCTCTGTTCACAGCCTTCGCCTGGCTTGGGGTCATCGCGTTTTGGCAGGGATTTATTCTGACTGCAACATTGGCACTTGTCATTTATGCCGCCTATCGCCGGGCAAGAACAGAAGGTGATGACGCGGCCGATGAAGCCCTTGAAGAGTATGAAGAGAACATGCCGAAAACAGTATGGGTAAGTACTCTCTTTATTATTATAGGCCTGCTGGGCCTTACGGCTGGTGCCCGCCTTCTGGTCCATGGCGCTGTCGATATCGCGACGGAAGCGGGTGTCCCGGAAGAAATTATCGGCCTTACACTTGTGGCACTGGGCACGTCGCTTCCAGAACTTGCAACTTCCCTTATTGCAGCGTTTCGCCATCATGGGGATGTGGCGATTGGTAACGTCCTTGGATCAAACCTGTTCAACATCACCGGCATCATTGGCATTACCGCGATGATCCAGCCCATGGAAGCACCAGCCCAAATACTCAACTTTGATCTGATGATCATGCTGGCGGCCTCTGTTTTGCTGATTTTTCTTTTCTATGTCAAACAACCTATTGGACGTGTGATGGGCGCGCTGTTCCTGGCAGCCTATGTTGGGTATATTGCCTCTCAGTTCTTGGGGATGTCAGGTGTTCACTCAATGGCGATGCTGGCCAGTTGATCCCGTAATTTCTTTCCGGAGATTTTTGAAATGTCTGGTGATACTAAAAACGCACTCATTACAGGAGCGGGAAAACGTATAGGCCGTGCTATTGCCCTGCGGCTCGCCAAAGACGGTTGGAATATTGCCATCCATTACCGCAACTCGCAAAACGAGGCTGATGCTCTTCGCAGCGAAGTTGAAGCCTTAGGATCAAAGGCCGTTGCTATTCAGGCCGATCTGGAAGATGCCTCTCAAACCCGACGGTTATTTGAGCAAGCCGTAACGCAGTTCAAAACCGTTCACTGCCTCATAAATAATGCGTCTCTTTTCGAACCTGACGCGATCAGCAACGTTACCGATGATAGCTTCCATCAGCATATTAATGCCAACCTTTACGCGCCCTTGATATTGACACGTGAAATGGCAAAGCAGCGGAATAAACAACCCGAGCTAAAAGGAAATATCGTCAATATAGTCGATCAGCGGGTCCTTAACCTGAGGCCCGATTTTGTTTCCTATACTCTAAGTAAATCTGCGCTTTGGACACTCACACAAACATCAGCCATGGATCTTGCGCCGCATATCCGTGTAAATGCCATTGGGCCGGGACCAACCCTCCCCAACAGTCGGCAAAGTCAGGAATTATTTGAAAAACAGCTGCAAGGGATTCCCCTTCAAAAAGGACCGTGCCCGGATGAAATTGCCGAAGGTGTCCTTTTTCTGATAAACAGCAATTCTATTACCGGTGAATTTATTGCGATGGATGGCGGACAACATCTTCCCACATCCACCGCAGTTGAGGAATTTTAAGATGACGACATCAGATATGACAAATGTAACCCCGCTTCCAGGAGCAGAAGAAGCTGTTGCTACGCATCTGATATTCATTACCGATCTCGTTATCGACATGTCCATCGGGGTCTATGATCATGAAAAGACCATTACCCAACCTGTCCGCTTTAATATTGAAGTGACGGCGAGAGACAATATTGGGCCGCTTGATGATAATTACGAAAATGTTCTTTGCTACGAAGCCATTGCAAATGCAATCAAATCACTCGCAATACAAGAACATATCAATCTTGTTGAAACCCTTGCGGAGAAAGTTGCCGATATTTGCCTGAAAGCTGATCAAGCAGTTCAGGCAATTGTGAAAGTTGAAAAACTTGCCGCCATCAAGGAAGCCGCCAGTGTTGGTGTACAAATAACGAGAACAAAAGGATAACGTCTGGAGTTTTCTCTTATTTATTAACTTTTTGCGACTCAGGCGCCTAGTTGTACACAGAACCCTAAAGCAACAAAAAAAAGTGCCTTATTTATAAAAAAAAGTCGCATTTTTTGTAAGAGCCCCTGTTGACATTTAGTTTTATCAATAAAATCAACATGTTGCTAAATTGCACATTTTTTGGGCAGTTAGTAGAAAGTCTAGGTTTTGCCCCACATCGGGCCATTACTCAACTACTTACACACAAAGTTATCCACAGGTTCGGTGGATATTGTCAAATTTCTGTAAAACTTCAAAATGGAGCTTGAACAGGATCTCTAATGTTGCTTACTTCTAAAGAGGTTAGGCTTGATTGTTGAAAATAATTCTTCATGATCACCTGCAAGTAACCCCTGTGAATCGATAGTCTCATGACAGAATCAACACAAGAAAAACAAGAATCACCGTTCCAACGCGGGGCTGGTGTCATTACAAAATTTCTGAAGACACTTCCGCCTGCCCCGGGAGTATATCGGATGATCGATGAGAACGAGCAGATTCTCTATGTGGGTAAAGCCAAGAACCTCCGCAACAGGGTCAGCAGTTACACAAAGCCAACTGGCCAGTCGACGCGCATCATGCGGATGGTGTCCCTCACCCACGCCATGGAGTTTGTCAGAACCCACACAGAAGTAGAGGCTCTTCTTCTTGAAGCCAACCTCATCAAGAAACTGAAACCGCGATACAATATCATCCTAAGGGACGATAAATCATTTCCTTACATCTTGATCACCAGTGACCATAAATGGCCTCAGATAACGAAACATCGTGGGAAACGGAACAAAAAGGGTGAATATTTTGGTCCATTTGCTTCTGCGGGGGCCGTCAATGAAACACTCGCCACCTTCCAGCGCCTCTTCCCCTTGCGCTCCTGCAGTGATTCTGATTTCGAAACACGCACCCGCCCTTGCCTTCAATATCAGATCAAACGGTGCTCTGCCCCTTGTGTGGATCGGATTACAGAAGATGATTATCAGGCGGTTGTGCAGGAAGCTCGTGATTTTCTGTCTGGAAAAAGCCATGTCATTCAACAGGCACTTGCGGACAAAATGCACAAAGCCAGTGATGAACTGGATTTTGAACAGGCTGCCATTTATCGCGATCGCCTTAAAGCTATGGCACATATCCAATCCAAACAGACCATTAACCTGACAGATACGGTTGAAGTGGATGTGATCGCCGCTCACCAGGAAGGTGGTCAGACATGTGTGCAGGTCTTTTTTATCCGCTCTGGCCAGAATTTGGGGAACAGGGCCCACTATCCGTCGCATAACAAGGACATGTCTCCGGATGAGGTGCTTTCCGCCTTCATTGGTCAGTTCTATGACAGCCGTCCCGCGCCAAAGCAGATTTGGGTCAGCCATATTCCTGAAGAAAGCGACTTGCTGTCAGAAGCCCTTTCGATTTCAGCCGGTCACAAAGTTCAGCTGATGAAGCCTCAGCGTGGTGACAAGAAAGAAATGCTGGATCACGCCATCATGAATGCCAAAGGCGCCCTGCAACGGAAGATGGCAGAAAACGCCTCACAGCTCAGACAGCTTAAAGCTGTTGGAGAGCTGTTTGAAATGGAGAAAATGCCGGAGCGCATTGAGGTCTACGATAATAGTCATATCTCAGGTACCCATCAGGTCGGCGCAATGATTGTTGCCACCAAAGAAGGGTTCGAGAAAAAAGGATATCGAAAATTCAACATCAAGGACAAAGACCTGGCCCCAGGGGATGACTATGGGATGATGCGTGAAGTTCTCACTCGACGTTTCAGCCGCCTTAAAAAAGAAGATCCCAATAAAATCGGTGAAGGATCCGGCTCGCGCGAACTATGGCCCGACCTTGTTCTCATTGACGGCGGTGCAGGGCAACTCTCCGCCGCGGTAGAAACCTTTCAGAAACTAGAGATTGATGATGTTACTCTGGTTGGGATTGCGAAAGGCCCTGACCGTAATGCGGGACGGGAGCGGTTCTTCCTGCCGGGCAAACCTGCCTTTTCCATGCCGGAGAAAGACCCAACGCTTTATTTCCTGCAGCGTCTTCGGGATGAAGTTCACCATTTCGCCATCACATCTCACAGAGCCCGAAGATCTCAAGCTATCGGCAAGTCGCCATTGGACGATATTGAGGGTATTGGCGGAAAAAGAAAGAAGGCCCTGCTCAACAGATTTGGCTCCGCCAAAGGGGTCGCCGGGGCGGCTCTTGCTGATCTGGAACAGGTGGAGGGGATCTCTGAACGTCTGGCCCGTGTGATCTTTGACCATTTTCATGAGGAAAGATGATATGAGCGCTTCCTCTTGTCGGGGTGTCTGAATATACTCACCGCAATAAATGCGTCTGAGCCACAGGATACCCGGCATGTTATTTCGTTTGCCAAATTTGCTTACCCTTTCGCGGATTGCTGTTATTCCGCTTTTACTTGCCTCTTTCTACTTGCCGGGGGACGCATCAAGCTGGGTGCCGCTTGGCCTGTTTATCGCCGCGGGTATAACCGACTTCTTTGATGGATATCTTGCCAGACGCAACAAACAAACATCTAACCTCGGTCGTTTTCTAGACCCGGTCGCAGACAAGCTTCTCGTTTCAGCTGCTATTTTGTTTTTGGTGGGCGTTGATCGTATTCAAGGTTGGTCCCTTATCCCTGCTGTTATCATCCTTTGCAGGGAGATCATGGTATCGGGCTTAAGAGAATATCTCGCTGAACTCCGTGTTGGAATGCCGGTGAGCCGCCTTGCCAAATGGAAAACGGCGGCGCAGATTTTTTCACTGTGCTTTTTGCTGGGAGGCCCGGCGGTTCAGGAGAGCTTCGATGCCATGCTAGTTGGTCATGTTTTGCTCTGGCTTGCAGGCATTCTGACCATGTGGACGGGGTACGACTATTTGCGATTGGGTCTGCAACATATGATGAAAGAGGACGGCTAGAATTATGAAGATCGTTGGTATTTCCGGGTGGAGTGGAAATGGCAAAACAACTTTACTTGTTCAGGTAATACCGGCGCTCATCGCGCGCGGATATACGGTCTCATCAGTTAAGCACGCCCATCACAATTTCGATGTGGACACTCCTGGGAAAGACAGTTATCGGCACCGAGAAGCTGGTGCCAAAGAGGTTATGGTTGCCTCAGCTGCCCGCTGGGCGCTTATGCACGAAAACAGAGAAGAAGATGAGCCAGGTATATATGATCTCATCAAGCATATGACACCTGTTGATATTCTGCTCGTTGAAGGTTTCAAACGTGAAGATTTCCCCAAAATTGAAGTTTGGCGAGATGAAGGGAGAGGTGAGCCGCTACACCGGAATGACAAAACAGTGGTAGCAGTTGCCACTAACGATAAAAACCTTCAAACAAGTCTTCCTGTTCTGGATTTAGAAGATGCGGAATCAATTGCCGACTTTATTGTGGAGATTTTCCTGAAAGAGGATGTCACCAGATGACGCGTTTCCCGAATGATTGTTTTTCCGCCCCAGATGAGATGATTACGGTCGAAGAAGCCCGGTCACTTATCCAAATCTCGATAAAAACAATCGTTGATGAAGAGACTATTTTGCTCCCCAACGCGTGTGGTCGGATTCTATCTTCTGATATCCAATCGCCCGTCACGTTACCCCCAAAAGATAATTCAGCGGTAGATGGGTATGCTTTCAATTTCTCTGATTATGAAAACGCCCCCGCTGCATCACTGAAAGTAATGGGCCGCAGTGCCGCGGGCGTCCCCTTCGATGGCGATTATGAAAAAGAAAGTTGCGTCAAAATCTTCACCGGCGCCCTGTTACCTGAGGGTTATGACAGTGTCGCCATGATCGAAGATGTGATCGAAACAGCACAAGGAGTTGTTTTGCCAAGCGGTTTGGCGCTGGGTTGCAACAGGCGACGTGCTGGTGAGGATGTTAAAACCGGGGACATGGTTCTGAAAGCTGGAACCCGTATCCGCCCTCAGGAAATTGCAAGGTTGGCGTCCCTTGGTTTCAATGAAATCCCGGTTTTTGCCAAGTTAAAAGTCGGCCTGTTCTCTAACGGGGATGAATTGAATGATCCTGGAGAAGATCTTCCCTTCGGTGGAATCTATGACAGCAACAGATATCTTCTGAAGGCTCTGTTTGAAAAATTTGGATGCGAAATCGTCGACTATGGAATCGTAAAGGATCAACTTCCTCTCATTCGTGGCGCCCTTCGAAAAGCGTCTGAAGAATGCGACATGGTCATTTCTTCCGCAGGTGTTTCCATGGGAGATGAAGACCATGTTAAACAGGCTGTTGAAGAATTGGGCACGCTTGATTTTTGGCGTGTGGCAATCAAGCCCGGTCGGCCTATAGCTCTTGGCACAATCAATAATACAGTTTTCTTGGGTCTGCCCGGCAACCCCGTTGCTGCCATGGTTTGCGCCATGCAGTTTGGAACAGCTATCGCAGCCCATCTATCGGGACATAAGAGTTTTAATGGTCTTACACCGCTTCTCGTACCTGCAGCTTTTTCAATGAAGAAAAAACCCGGTCGCCGTGAATGGCTCCGCGGTAAATATACCTTGGATAAACAAACAGGTCCAAGGGTGGAGAAATATTATTCTACAGGATCAGGGCTCATTTCATCGCTTTCTTGGTCTAATGGTCTTATTGAAATCTGCGAAGATGTTACCGAAATTAAAGAAGGTGATTTGATACGCTTTCTACCTTACGGAGGTCTGTTTGAATGAAAATTCTATATTTTGCGTGGCTTAGATCTTCGCTTGGCAAATCAGAAGAAACAATCACACTTCCCGAAGAAGTGACCCACTTAAACGATCTGGTTGATTGGCTAAAAAAACGCGGACCGGAGTTTGAAAAAGCGTTTTCCGATATGAGCACTGTGAGAATAGCGCTCAACCAGGAATATGTTACAGACAATCCTGTCTTAAATGGTGATGAAGAAATTGCCTTCTTCCCTCCAGTAACAGGAGGTTAGCCTATGATTATTGTTCAGGAGGCGCCCTTTGATACAGGGGAGCAAATCCGGAATATATCCGAAGGAAAAACAGACATCGGCGCGATTGTCAGTTTCACAGGTCTGGTGCGTGATTTTAACGAAGGCAAAGGTGTCGGTGCACTGACACTAGAACATTACCCAGGTATGACAGAAAAGCAGCTTGAGAAAATTGAAGCGGAAGCGCGCTCCCGTTGGGAATTAAACGACTGCCTTGTCATCCATCGTTATGGTCGGATGGAAGTAAGTGAGCCGATCGTCCTTGTCATCACAACATCCGCGCATCGCAAAGATGCGTTTGCAGCCGCAGAATTTTTAATGGACTGGCTGAAAACACAAGCACCCTTCTGGAAACTTGAAGAAGGTGACGATGGAAATTCATCCTGGGTGGAAGAGCGGCAAAGCGATGTGGATGCCGCTCAAAAGTGGGATCAGGCAGATTAATTCCTTGCCTGACGTTTCATAATCCATTCTGCCGCTTGACGATTTGCTTCGGCAATCTGAGCCTGCGTCATGTTTTTCGTCAAAATAGCATTCATGCCACGTGCGCTAGCCTTCCCGCGCGCCGCCGAAATAAGAGACCACTTCAGAGCTGAAATCTCAGTATTCGCCTGTGCGATCTCCGCTTTTGCCGCCGCATTATCCAAAGGCACAGAGTTTGCAGTAGAGATAATCTCTTTGACCACCTTTGCATCCATACCTCTTGAAATAACCGGCATACGCGTCTTTGGAGCTTCAACTGCTTTTGCAACAGTCTTAGGCTCAGCCACCGGTTTAGGGGTAGAAGCTGCAGGTTGGAGCTGCTGCGAGGTCGCTGATGGTTGCGCAACAGTTTTAGGCGGCGTCGCTGGTTGAGGTACTGGTTGGGCCGCAGGCGCAACAGATGCTACCGGTTTTGTTACGGCAGTCGTGGCCGCTGGCGCTGTGGTTTCAACAGGTGTCGCTGTCACTGGGGCAAGAGATGTCGACGCAATGGACGGACCTCCGCTAGCTTGCTGTTTACTTTTCAGTTGCTGCAGACGCAGCTTTGCCGCCGCCAATTTAAGCTGACGCTCCCGCTCTGCCTGTTCATTTGCAAGGCGCTCTTTCTCAGCGCGCGCGGCGTCATCGGCAACCCGTTGCTGTTTTGCCTGCTCCGCCGCACGTTGAGCGGCCAAAATCGCGGCTTGCCTACTTTGTTCTTTCACACGTTCTTCGCGTTTCGCGGCAGCATCACGCTGTGCAAGGAGCGCGCGTTGTTGATTAGCCCGGGCTTTTGCAGCTTGCTCCTCTGCTTTTTTACGTGCCTCTATCTGCTGTTCCCGTTGCGCCAGAATCTGCTTATACCGGACATCATCAAGGCCAATATTGGTTCGATACCATTTACCGAGAAGTTCAATTGCACGCTTGTTGCCTTCTTCAAGTTGAACTGAAGTCATAAGCGGTTTGATGCGACTGAGTGCCTGTTCTGCTGCCACGACATTCTGGGAGGCCGCAAGCCGGAACCAGGCAAAGGCTTCCGGCAGATCTTTCTTTACGCCAGGCACACCTTTTTCAAAAATAACACCAAGATTATATTGTGCATCCAGATGGCCTTCCGCACCTTCTTTGGACCAAAGAGAAACAGCCGTTCCGAAATCTTCTTGCTGGTATGCGGCAAGCCCTTTTTCAAAACTTGCATGGGCGGTATTCCCCATAAGTACCAGTGCCCCTAACATCAACCCGAAACGCTTCATCTTGCCTGCCAATTCCCAGAATTCTTCTCAAAGGTGCCTTTGAACACCAATCCGCCCAATTCATTCATCAATAGCGATTTTAACGGCCTTTATAAAGAAAAAATAAGGCAGAAATGCAGACAGCCGCCTAAAAAGGCGGCTGTTCAACAAACCCTGTTCCAGCAGTGCTTAAGCAGCGGCTCTGCGATGAACAATATTCTCATAGTCAGCAATCAAAGTCTGACACACCGCCCCTGGAGTAAATGTGTAATCATCAATGCACTGTACAGGTGTTACCTCTGCGGCTGTGCCGGTCAGGAAACACTCATCGAAATCAGCCATTTCCTCTGGTTTGATTGCACGTTCCACAACTTCATACCCACGCGCTTTTGCCAGATCAATAACAGTGCGGCGCGTAATACCGTCCAGGAAGCAGTCTGGTGTTGGCGTATAAAGAGTCGTCCCTTTTGCGAAGAAGATATTCGCACCTGTTGCTTCGGCAACCAACCCACGATAATCCAGCATTACCGCATCATCATAACCTTCTCTTTCCGCAGCATGTTTGCTGAGCGTGCAGATCATATAAAGGCCAGCAGCTTTTGATTCCGTTGGAATGGTTTCAGGGGAAGGACGTTTCCACTTTGAAAGTTGCAGATGAATACCTTTCATGCGGGCTTCTGGATCG carries:
- a CDS encoding SEL1-like repeat protein, whose translation is MKRFGLMLGALVLMGNTAHASFEKGLAAYQQEDFGTAVSLWSKEGAEGHLDAQYNLGVIFEKGVPGVKKDLPEAFAWFRLAASQNVVAAEQALSRIKPLMTSVQLEEGNKRAIELLGKWYRTNIGLDDVRYKQILAQREQQIEARKKAEEQAAKARANQQRALLAQRDAAAKREERVKEQSRQAAILAAQRAAEQAKQQRVADDAARAEKERLANEQAERERQLKLAAAKLRLQQLKSKQQASGGPSIASTSLAPVTATPVETTAPAATTAVTKPVASVAPAAQPVPQPATPPKTVAQPSATSQQLQPAASTPKPVAEPKTVAKAVEAPKTRMPVISRGMDAKVVKEIISTANSVPLDNAAAKAEIAQANTEISALKWSLISAARGKASARGMNAILTKNMTQAQIAEANRQAAEWIMKRQARN
- a CDS encoding branched-chain amino acid aminotransferase; amino-acid sequence: MDTTSFADRDGYIWFNGKLVDWRDANVHVLTHGLHYASSVFEGVRVYDGEIFKLTEHSERLVRSAEILGFDIGMTVEEINKACIETVAANQIVNGYLRPVAWRGSEMMGVSAQQNKINFAVAAWVWPSYFDPEARMKGIHLQLSKWKRPSPETIPTESKAAGLYMICTLSKHAAEREGYDDAVMLDYRGLVAEATGANIFFAKGTTLYTPTPDCFLDGITRRTVIDLAKARGYEVVERAIKPEEMADFDECFLTGTAAEVTPVQCIDDYTFTPGAVCQTLIADYENIVHRRAAA